In Leptolyngbyaceae cyanobacterium, one DNA window encodes the following:
- a CDS encoding GTP-binding protein, whose amino-acid sequence MRVLALARTFSANSTKLIAKFMPLSRLLALIASLSVLLGLIIWLINSLYRLYSNIAWSAPPLLANLLLFLLIVLVAVCLAAFGYYAMIFWQSQNKPRKRRLKPKVPEAKTEAAAETLRAVRKQVKQIQDEVTRQALLSRSREIEANLARGNLQVVVFGTGSAGKTSLVNALMGRMVGQVSAPMGTTEVGETYNLKLKGLEREILITDTPGILEAGVAGTEREQLARQLATEADLLLFVVDNDLRRSEYEPLRALAEIGKRNLLVLNKIDLYTDDDKEVILARLRERVRVFISSADVVAVTANPQAAKLADGEIFKPEPDVMPLIRRLANVLRAEGDDLMADNILLQSQRLGEEARKLIDAQRRRQADKVVERFQWIGAGVIAVTPLPVVDLLATAAVNAQMVVEIGKIYGCELNMERGRELALSLGKTLASLGIVKGAIQLLSTALQLNVATYLVGKAIQGVTAAYLTRIAGKSFIEYFRHDQDWGDGGITEVVQRQFQLNRKDEFVKAFVQEAIAKVVQPLTNSPQPEIEEEEEEEYEQEEEEIKLEPLPQQRYELPDDYDDWLNPDPKRDDW is encoded by the coding sequence ATGAGAGTCTTAGCACTAGCTCGGACTTTTTCAGCTAACAGCACCAAACTCATCGCCAAGTTCATGCCACTGTCTCGCCTACTTGCACTGATAGCTAGCCTCAGCGTACTTCTGGGGCTAATAATTTGGCTAATTAACTCCTTATATCGCCTCTACAGTAACATTGCCTGGTCAGCGCCACCCCTACTAGCCAATTTATTGCTGTTTTTGCTAATCGTGCTAGTGGCAGTCTGCCTAGCCGCATTTGGCTATTACGCCATGATATTCTGGCAATCCCAAAATAAGCCCCGCAAACGCCGCTTAAAACCAAAAGTTCCGGAAGCAAAAACCGAAGCCGCTGCCGAAACACTCCGCGCCGTGCGAAAACAAGTCAAACAAATTCAAGATGAAGTAACGCGACAAGCTTTACTCAGTCGTTCCCGCGAAATCGAAGCCAATCTCGCACGAGGTAACTTACAAGTAGTAGTATTTGGCACCGGTTCGGCGGGTAAAACTTCGCTGGTAAATGCGTTAATGGGAAGAATGGTAGGGCAAGTAAGTGCTCCTATGGGTACAACAGAAGTAGGCGAAACTTATAACTTAAAATTAAAAGGATTAGAGCGAGAAATTTTAATTACCGATACCCCAGGAATTTTAGAAGCTGGTGTAGCGGGAACGGAACGAGAACAACTGGCAAGACAACTAGCTACAGAAGCAGATTTACTATTATTTGTAGTTGATAATGATTTAAGGCGATCGGAATACGAACCGTTACGGGCATTAGCAGAAATTGGTAAGCGAAATTTGCTCGTTCTTAACAAAATTGACCTTTATACAGATGACGATAAAGAAGTTATTTTGGCACGACTGCGGGAACGAGTGCGGGTATTTATTTCTTCCGCTGATGTAGTTGCCGTGACTGCCAATCCGCAAGCAGCTAAATTAGCAGATGGGGAAATTTTCAAACCAGAACCAGATGTAATGCCATTGATTCGTCGCTTGGCAAATGTACTGAGAGCAGAAGGCGATGATTTGATGGCAGATAATATATTATTGCAATCTCAACGTTTAGGAGAAGAAGCGAGAAAATTAATTGATGCTCAACGGCGACGGCAAGCTGATAAAGTAGTAGAACGCTTTCAATGGATCGGTGCCGGTGTAATTGCCGTGACGCCTTTGCCTGTAGTTGACTTGTTAGCAACGGCAGCAGTCAATGCCCAAATGGTAGTAGAAATTGGCAAAATTTACGGTTGCGAATTGAATATGGAACGGGGGAGAGAGTTGGCGCTTTCTCTGGGCAAAACTTTAGCTAGTTTGGGAATAGTTAAAGGAGCAATTCAATTACTTTCGACGGCATTACAATTGAATGTTGCGACTTATTTAGTAGGTAAAGCAATTCAAGGCGTAACTGCGGCTTATCTAACTCGCATTGCTGGCAAAAGTTTTATCGAATATTTTCGTCACGATCAAGATTGGGGTGATGGCGGTATTACTGAAGTGGTGCAAAGACAATTTCAACTCAATCGCAAAGATGAGTTTGTGAAGGCGTTTGTGCAAGAGGCAATTGCCAAGGTTGTTCAACCTTTAACGAATTCTCCGCAACCAGAAATTGAAGAGGAGGAAGAAGAAGAATATGAACAGGAAGAGGAAGAAATTAAATTAGAACCTTTACCTCAACAACGGTATGAATTACCCGATGATTACGACGATTGGCTGAATCCCGATCCCAAACGGGATGATTGGTAA
- a CDS encoding caspase family protein, with protein sequence MKDDFKLTTNLYALLIGIDCYLPNRLPDGSFYKTLKGCVRDINSVEIFLNRQPKPPNKIIKLIASNQEEISELLPTYENIVAKFKEITNLAQPGDRIYIHYSGHGGRAKTNYPQLKGENGIDEVLVPVDIGNPNSRYLRDLELAKIIDDMVQKGLVVTVVMDCCHSGGVTRVGGAEIRGLNADKIDTTQRPSDSLVAPMDELVKTWQNLTKIATRQGNINLLPYPKDYVLLAACRPSELAYEYTFDGKEHHGALTYWLLDTLNQGISELNYKVLHDRIYAKVRSQFVRQTPMLLGEENRLVFSNQIISSAYAVTVLEVELDENTKPQRIKLDAGQAQGVNLGATFVIYPLGTKDFTQVEQRLAIAKIVQRKATESWAEITTILGDQKFIESGAQAVLTSAPVSLVKKVSLMQDNFQNNEDFLQKVALAMAGNGWVELALNDETADYQVTMRKIQTEEEANRYQVAVNEWVYEICDRTGFPIILKPGLNVHNSNAATNLVKRLIHLAKYQAIQELDNLDRKSPLQGKVSVNLLGKQTNYKLGQPISPQPFEDPTLPTVKVGECVFLEIQNNYSNVLNLVILDLQSNWAINQLYPPSTKSQFIPLDPGQTELIPIELSLPEGEEQGADILKVFVTLDGANFRWLELPPIDQPLLPANKRKINAPSNSLEELLAVLASEQPATRQLIPVAFPSREWMTTQVVVNVIPVLSKDALNIS encoded by the coding sequence ATGAAAGATGATTTTAAACTAACTACAAACTTATACGCCTTACTGATCGGAATTGATTGCTATTTACCCAATCGATTACCTGATGGAAGTTTCTACAAAACTCTTAAAGGATGCGTCCGGGATATTAATAGCGTTGAAATTTTTCTCAATCGCCAACCGAAACCACCTAATAAAATTATCAAATTAATCGCTTCAAACCAAGAAGAAATCTCTGAACTTTTGCCAACTTACGAAAACATAGTAGCAAAATTTAAAGAAATAACAAATCTTGCCCAACCGGGCGATCGAATCTATATTCATTACTCAGGTCATGGCGGTCGCGCAAAGACTAATTACCCTCAATTGAAAGGAGAAAATGGTATTGATGAAGTATTAGTTCCAGTTGATATTGGTAATCCAAATTCTCGTTATTTGCGCGACCTCGAACTCGCTAAAATTATCGATGATATGGTGCAGAAAGGATTAGTTGTAACTGTGGTGATGGATTGCTGCCATTCGGGAGGAGTAACGCGAGTTGGCGGTGCAGAGATTCGCGGATTGAATGCAGATAAAATTGATACTACACAAAGACCTAGCGACAGTTTAGTTGCACCGATGGATGAGTTGGTGAAAACTTGGCAGAATTTAACTAAAATAGCAACTCGTCAGGGAAATATAAATCTTTTACCTTATCCTAAAGACTATGTTTTACTAGCTGCTTGTCGTCCATCTGAGTTAGCTTATGAATATACTTTTGACGGGAAAGAACATCATGGGGCGCTCACTTATTGGTTACTAGATACATTAAATCAAGGCATTTCCGAACTGAATTACAAAGTACTTCACGATCGCATTTATGCAAAAGTTCGCAGCCAATTTGTCAGGCAAACACCCATGTTATTGGGTGAAGAAAATCGCCTGGTTTTTAGCAATCAAATTATTTCTAGTGCTTACGCTGTCACGGTTTTAGAAGTAGAGTTAGATGAAAATACTAAACCTCAACGGATTAAACTCGATGCGGGTCAAGCTCAAGGGGTAAATTTGGGAGCAACATTTGTCATTTATCCATTGGGAACGAAAGATTTCACTCAGGTAGAACAGCGATTAGCAATTGCTAAAATTGTCCAAAGAAAAGCCACCGAATCTTGGGCGGAAATTACAACTATTTTGGGTGACCAAAAATTTATCGAATCGGGCGCACAAGCTGTCCTAACTTCTGCGCCTGTTAGTTTAGTTAAAAAAGTTAGCTTGATGCAAGATAATTTTCAAAACAATGAGGATTTTTTGCAAAAAGTTGCATTAGCAATGGCAGGTAATGGTTGGGTTGAATTAGCTTTGAATGATGAAACGGCTGATTATCAAGTGACGATGCGGAAAATTCAGACGGAAGAAGAGGCGAATCGATATCAAGTTGCCGTGAATGAGTGGGTTTATGAAATTTGCGATCGCACGGGATTTCCTATTATCCTTAAACCAGGATTAAACGTACACAATAGCAACGCCGCTACCAACTTGGTAAAGCGTCTCATTCATTTAGCAAAGTATCAGGCAATTCAGGAACTCGATAACCTCGATCGCAAATCACCATTGCAAGGTAAAGTTTCAGTTAATTTATTGGGCAAACAAACTAATTATAAACTAGGCCAACCCATTTCTCCTCAACCCTTTGAAGACCCCACCCTACCTACAGTGAAGGTGGGCGAATGCGTATTTCTGGAAATTCAAAATAACTACTCAAATGTCTTAAATCTTGTTATCTTAGATTTACAATCTAATTGGGCAATTAACCAGCTATATCCCCCCAGTACCAAAAGCCAATTCATTCCCCTCGATCCCGGACAAACAGAACTGATTCCCATTGAGTTAAGTTTGCCAGAAGGGGAAGAACAGGGTGCAGATATTTTGAAAGTTTTTGTGACATTAGATGGAGCAAATTTTCGCTGGTTAGAACTACCCCCCATCGACCAACCTCTTCTTCCTGCCAACAAAAGAAAAATTAATGCCCCTAGCAATTCTTTGGAGGAACTTTTAGCAGTTTTAGCTAGCGAACAACCCGCAACCCGCCAATTAATTCCAGTAGCTTTTCCCAGTCGGGAATGGATGACCACCCAAGTTGTGGTTAATGTTATACCAGTTCTCTCTAAAGATGCGCTTAATATTTCGTAA